A single Lactuca sativa cultivar Salinas chromosome 8, Lsat_Salinas_v11, whole genome shotgun sequence DNA region contains:
- the LOC111896132 gene encoding rapid alkalinization factor isoform X1: protein MAISTNFLLLLVAISAMMLSAFIISPAAASSGGDEFIWMSKQGGGGCKGSIAECLGSGEMEMESESTRRILATTNYISYGALQGNNVPCSQRDIFKEFVSQRNSHSSKHAREITSIKFAHTCFPLIYIQKPKRQLLEMLK from the exons ATGGCGATTTCTACCAATTTTCTTCTTCTCCTGGTGGCAATATCCGCCATGATGCTATCTGCTTTCATCATATCGCCGGCTGCTGCCTCTAGCGGTGGAGATGAATTTATCTGGATGTCCAAGCAGGGAGGAGGAGGATGCAAGGGGTCCATAGCCGAGTGTCTGGGATCTGGAGAAATGGAGATGGAATCGGAAAGCACTAGGCGTATATTAGCGACGACTAATTACATAAGCTACGGAGCGCTGCAAGGGAACAATGTCCCGTGCTCGCAGAGAG ACATCTTTAAAGAGTTCGTCTCACAAAGAAACTCACACTCCTCAAAGCACGCAAGAGAAATAACTTCTATTAAATTTGCACATACGTGTTTCCCTcttatatatattcaaaaaccaAAACGTCAGTTGCTCGAAATGTTGAAGTAA
- the LOC111896132 gene encoding rapid alkalinization factor isoform X2: protein MAISTNFLLLLVAISAMMLSAFIISPAAASSGGDEFIWMSKQGGGGCKGSIAECLGSGEMEMESESTRRILATTNYISYGALQGNNVPCSQRDSMMNQVHRVCYPFLFEISVHIYIYFFEI, encoded by the exons ATGGCGATTTCTACCAATTTTCTTCTTCTCCTGGTGGCAATATCCGCCATGATGCTATCTGCTTTCATCATATCGCCGGCTGCTGCCTCTAGCGGTGGAGATGAATTTATCTGGATGTCCAAGCAGGGAGGAGGAGGATGCAAGGGGTCCATAGCCGAGTGTCTGGGATCTGGAGAAATGGAGATGGAATCGGAAAGCACTAGGCGTATATTAGCGACGACTAATTACATAAGCTACGGAGCGCTGCAAGGGAACAATGTCCCGTGCTCGCAGAGAG ATTCAATGATGAATCAGGTACATAGGGTCTGCTATCCATTCCTTTTTGAGATCAGCGTacacatttatatatattttttcgaaATTTGA